Within Hydra vulgaris chromosome 02, alternate assembly HydraT2T_AEP, the genomic segment AGTTACATTATATACATCCTATAGAATGTATtcacaatttaataaaaaataaaacttaacaagcgacataacaaaataattaaaaaaaaaaaaaaaaaaaaaaaagtatctgttCTTATCAGTTTAATATCTGGTACGCCGGCACAGTCCGGCTCATATATTAATCTGATTTTTGGCATTAGGTCATGGGATCATAGGTTTACCTTGCCCTGACCACGGGTTGCCTCGGCTTTGCACTACTGCTGAGCGCGGCCCAGattggaaaaaagaaaatatcttCACTTTCAGAGTGTCTAACATCGCTAATGGTCTCAGCTGCTGCTGCTGATGATGCTGCTGATGATGACGACGACGAAAATGATTAGACGTTCTAATTCAAACCACAAGTACATTGTTGAAGACGGCGTCAGTCCGACTATGTCTGCAGTGTTCAGTTATCGCTTCTCGGCCTAATGGCTAAGATCAAGTGTAGTATCTGTTCTTATCAGTTTAATATCTGGTACGCCGGCACAGTCCGGCTCATATATTAATCTGATTTTTGGCATTAGGTCATGGAATCATAGGTTTACCTTGCCCTGACCACGGGTTGCCTCGGCTTTGCACTACTGCTGAGCGCGGCCCAGattggaaaaaagaaaatatcttCACTTTCAGAGTGTCTAACATCGCTAATGGTCTCAGCTGCTGCTGCTGATGATGCTGCTGATGATGACGACGACGAAAATGATTAGACGTTCTAATTCAAACCACAAGTACATTGTTGAAGACGGCGTCAGTCCGACTATGTCTGCAGTGTTCAGTTATCGCTTCTCGGCCTAATGGCTAAGATCAAGTGTAGTATCTGTTCTTATCGTAGTTTAATTAGGCGAGCTAGTGATCCTAACTAGTATATAGAAGGTCTACTGGCCTTCTGAGTGTTTAGTGAGTATTACCTTGCGCCTTCCACGGGTTGCAAGGACGAGTGATATAAGAGTGTACTGGTTCCTTTATTTAGTGTATTGAGTGACTGAGAGATTGTAGAGATCTGGTAGATCTCAGTGAGTTAAAGAGAGTGTGAGTTTAAAGAGGTTGATTAGACCTCATTAGAGGTCTACTGGCCTCAGAGCGTCCGAGTAGTTAAGAGTGTATTATATAGTTATACTATTTACCATGTTACAAATCGACCCAAAAACGTCCATGGAGGTAGTTACTGATATTGGTGCTGCTACAGCCCAAACTATTGTTAATGCACAGGCTGCTTGTAAAACCTATGCCCAAGTTACAACAAACAACAACTACATTAACGACCACAAATCCCTTAAAAATACCCTTTTGTGTAAAGTCCAAACTAAAGTTAGTGACAACGATTTTCTATTAGCTATTGAAGAGGCAGGATATGACAAATATCTATTTGGTTATCAACAAATTAGAAATGGCTCAGTTATCGAAATTGTtatgaaaaatgatttaattaaacataCAATTCTTGAAAAAGGTATCAATATCAATGGTGTAAAACATCCTTTCTACCCCTCTACCCCAAACAGGAATATCAACAAAAGAGTGACAATATCAATACTAGGTTTGCCAATAGAAGAAAGCAATTTTCCAGCTGGGAAGTACCTCGAGGAGCTGGGATATGGAAGGCACTTACGAACTAAGCCTTTACTAAGAAGTACACCTAAAAACAAAACGCCATATTATTCCGGTATTATAGTCGTGATTATGGACAACCTTCAAAAGCCAATCCCTAGATTCATTAACTTAAATGGTTATGAAGTTAGGGCAATTTACAACGGTCAAGAAGATGTGGGAAgaccacaaaaaaaatatacaactaacCAACAAAAAGATCCAAACGATTATAACAAACCATCTAATAATAATCGCTTGGACACAACTTATGTAGAAATTGAAAATCCAAATCACATTATAATAAATGAAAGCACGGTAATAGAAAAcgaagtaaataaatataaagagaaAGTACAAACACAAACATTAGAAACGGCTACAGAATCCCAACTGAAAACAAATCTCGAAAGAAGAACAACGAACGATTTGGATACAAGTAAAACCAACGAAGTCAAAAAGGTAGCAGATAAAATAAACGAACAGGATAGTGAAGAAGAGGATAGTCTCAAGGAtgataatgaagatgatgataaTAGTAATGATGGCGATGATAGTGAAGATAGGAAtgattataaagataaagatgaTAGTAAAGATGACGATGGAAAAAATGATGACGATGATAGTAAAGATGGCAATGAAAGTAAAGATAATGATGATAGTAAGGATAACGATGAAAATAGTGATGGCGATGGTAGTAAAGATGACGATGATAGGAAAGATGGCAATCCTAGTAAGGATAAAGATAATAGTAAAGATGATATTGATAGTAAATATAAAGATGATAGTAAAGatgataataatagtaaagTTAATGCTGATAGTCAAGACGACCATGAttgtaatgataataatagcaataatgaAAGTAGTGAGGACGAATGTGAAGTGCctgatgaatttttaaaattgtaccACTTAGACAAAGTGGATTATAATTggaaacattttaagaaatttgatAGACTGAACTGCAGTGAAGAAgaactgaaaaaatttaaagtgtataaaaaatatgaatggGTACAATATGAAAGAGCTGTAGGCATGTacaaatcatttgaaaaaagaacTGATCAACTTATTCCAATTGCATTTCAGCAAATGGATTCAGGTGATATGTATTCATACAACATGAAAGAATTCAAAAACGTTAATAGAAACACTGAGGATGAAACCTTAAGAAATAGATATATAGCCTGTAGAAAAGCGGAGTGGGATCAAAGGAGAAAGGAATATTCACAGTTTCAACCTGACcatgaaaaaaaacaagaagagcgtgcaattaaaaaacaaatctaccaatctaaaaaagcaaaactaacaCCACAAGCTGAAAGTTAAAAATCTTTGAACAGCACACAAAGTTATTTTACCaaccaaaaatgtaaaaacagaaacaaaagtatatcaaaaaaaaaaaaaaaaaaaaaaaaataaaaaaaaaaaatacgattaAACCATAATAAGACATCcattactatttaaaaacaaaagtcttATGTATTAAAGAGTCACATTAAAAAACTACTCAAATAGGACTTGAGAGACAAAAATACGAAACTTAATAATccaaattaaactaaaaatacaaaacactaaaacaaaaaacaaaaatataaaaaaatgaaactagaaaacaaaatataaaacatataactaaaaaaataaataaaaaatataaaacaaaaactgccATCTAGGGCCCTGTGTAAGTCTGGTTTCAGCAACAGGTCACTCTAGCTTGttggtatataaaaaaaaaaaaaaaaaaaaaaaaaaagtatctgttCTTATCAGTTTAATATCTGGTACGCCGGCACAGTCCGGCTCATATATTAATCTGATTCTTGGCATTAGGTCATGGGATCATAGGTTTACCTTGCCCTGACCACGGGTTGCCTCGGCTTTGCACTACTGCTGAGCGCGGCCCAGattggaaaaaagaaaatatcttCACTTTCAGAGTGTCTAACATCGCTAATGGTCTCAGCTGCTGCTGCTGCTGATGATGCTGCTGATGATGACGACGACGAAAATGATTAGACGTTCTAATTCAAACCACAAGTACATTGTTGAAGACGGCGTCAGTCCGACTATGTCTGCAGTGTTCAGTTATCGCTTCTCGGCCTAATGGCTAAGATCAAGTGTAGTATCTGTTCTTATTTCGGCTCCGGACCATCTCTCAATTGGTTTCGGTGTTGTTAGAAAGCAGAAACAGCACAAGGTCTAAACCGTGACAGTCGATAGAGGTTCTTGGCGTAGTCGCTTTTTCAGTGTCTCCTTCTACGTCCGGAAATCTCAAAGCGGTCCGTCCACTCCGCACGTTAAATGGAGATAAACCATTAAGTTGGCGCTGCTCAGTTTCGGCTGAGTGGCAACTAAACCCTTAAATGGGCCATAAACAAACCCTTAAATGGGCTAAAATACGGAGTCTCGGCTCCCAAATAACACCGCCTTCTAGGGCCCTGTGTAAGTCTGGTTTCAGCTTCAGGTCACTCTAGTtggttggtaaaaaaaaaaaaaaaaaaaaaaaaaaaattatatgttctTAACAGTTTAATATCTGGTACGCCGGCACAGTCCGGCTCATATATTAATCTGATTTTTGGCATTAGGTCATGGGATCATAGGTTTACCTTGCCCTGACCACGGGTTGCCTCGGCTTTGCACTACTGCTGAGCGCGGCCCAGattggaaaaaagaaaatatcttCACTTTCAGAGTGTCTAACATCGCTAATGGTCTCAGCTGCTGCTGCTGATGATGCTGCTGATGATGACGACGACGAAAATGATTAGACGTTCTAATTCAAACCACAAGTACATTGTTGAAGACGGCGTCAGTCCGACTATGTCTGCAGTGTTCAGTTATCGCTTCTCGGCCTAATGGCTAAGATCAAGTGTAGTATCTGTTCGTGATTTTAGCCGAGACAGCGATATTTAAAGtggaatttatatttttagtggTTTTgtggaaatttatttttaaaaaggagTTTTTTGCATTGGCATTTTTCAATGGCTGCAAATACCGATGAAATCGCGAAAAGATCTCTAGAACGAATGAAATTGGTTGCGGAAGGAAAGCTGTTTGTCGACGTCAACATCGAATACAGTTCTTCAGACGATCAACACAGCGAAGCGGACGATGGGAACCATCCGAAAACAAAGCAGGCGGAAGCCCTGcccaaaaatttgaaatctgcGGACCTTAACGGaccaaccaaaaaaaaaagttacgcTAACGCAGCTAAATCTTCTGcggaaaatatagaaaataatgatgtttatgAAACGAAAAAGATGTTACCAAAAACCCTGTTATGCaggcttcaaaaaaaaacaaccattaCAGAAATTTTGATGTCACTAGAAAAAGAAGGAATGGCAGCCGACCTCGAAGGTTTGCAATTAATTCATAACAATTCTATTTTGGAAATCGTGATGAGGACGGAGACAACAAGGAACCTCTTATTAGAGAGGGGACTTGTTATTAACCGTTTCCATCACATCTTTTATAAATCAAACCCTGAAAGGGCGCCAACCTCCAGAATTCATGTTTCTGTGTTTGGCCTTCCCATTGAGGACAAAAACCTGATCGTTGGAAAAACCTTTGAGCGTTTGGGTTATGGCAGGCATGTGTATACAAAGCCTGTCATGAGGAAAACTCCCGTGAGTGGATTACTCTACTACTCGGGAATCCTTGTGGCGGTGATGGAAGACATGCCGAGACCCATTCCAACTCATCTGAAAATAGACGGCTACAACGTCAGAACTCAGCATAACAACCAGACTGGGCAATTTCCAACAGCCACAGTAGCACAGCCTATAACCTCGGTTAACAAAGATCAACCGACCCAAGCAATGGCCTTAATTCCGGCCGACCACATAGTTGAAGAACTATCAACAAAAATCTCGACAGCACCGCAAGCGTCTGAAACACCCTGCACCACCCAACCGATAGCTACCTCTACCGTAACTCCTGACTCACCTTATTTATCAACCAAAGAGGAGTCCTCTGAAGTCCTTCCCATCGATATCCAAGAAACCCATAGCGACCAAGGTATGACTGACGCATCATCGTGCAGTGGAGCTGAGACTATCGAAGAGGACAAAGCTAGCAATGACGACGGAACTTGCCTGGAACTgaacagaaaaagaaaaacgcaACGAAAAACGAAAAGAGAAGCACGAGCGAAAAGGAGAACAGCGCACGGAAATGTAAACCACCGGCTTGGGGTGCGGTGAGagtcttttaatttattattttatttacttcttcacgaaatttgatttattattagcCAACCTAAGTGtgtgattttatattttcaataagaatttcttttgtttaattcaatcttataaaaaaaactttgtcatGAAAAATGGAAGTAAGAATTCTAACGCTGAACGTGAATGGTCTCCAAACCGAGACCAAACGTAACAAAATATTTCGATTCCTCAATAATTCGGACTATGACGTGATATGCTTGCAAGAAACGCATAGTACCGAAGAAAGCAACAACAAATGGAGTTTAGAATGGAAACACCAAACAAATGGTAGCTCTATTTGGAATAACGGAAACCAAAAGAGCGGGGTGTTGCCATTCTATCTAAAAATGAACATATATTTAACGAAATTAGCCAAGACGACAGCGGGAGAATTCTTGCTGCCAGTTTCTCTCAAAAACACACAACaataagaataattaatatatacGGACCTAATGATCCGCAAcatagagaaaatttttttaaacaggttAAAAAGCACGCGCGAGGATCGGATTATATGATCCTCGCGGGTGACTTTAACATGGTTGAAAACCCCCATTTAGACAGGGAGGGAGGGGAtctctttaacaaaaataatactgTGGGTAGAGTCAATTTGAGATACTTTTGCGAAAAATTTGATTTAGTAGACGTATTTCGCAAGAGTAATCCAAACAAAGTTGACTTTACCTATGAAAAGCCAGACAAAAGTTTCAAAAGTAGAATCGATAGAATCTATGTTCCTTTGACGACCTCGAGGAACTGTGAATGCGCCACAATAGAGAACATACTGAGTGATCACAGAGCCTTCGGCTGTACTTTTATACTCGATAACAAGAGTGAGAGAGGCCCGGGCTTTTGGCACCTAAATGTTTCTCTATTAAGCGACCACGCTTTTAAAGCGAAACTAAAAAGCGATtttgaacaagaaaaaaataataaaaacaattacctCAATAGCAATCAATGGTGGGATATTACAAAATCCCGCATAAAGTTGATTGCTATAGAAACATCTAAAAGAAAAAGCGCGAACtaaaatgcaaacaaaataacattcgaaaacaaattgaaattgaaaaccaAAAACCAGAAAGAGACTTGGAAACACTTGAAGACCTAAATTCTGAGCTTCAAGAACTCGTCTGCGACGGGGGCGTTTTCGTCAGAACGAAGCAAACCCTGGCAGAGGAGGGTGAAAAACCTTCCAAAGCTCTCCTTCATATggaaaaaaataaccaaaagaaaaaagttctaaaCCAAATTAAAGATGGCGATGTCATGCAAACGGACACCGTTCATGTAATAGAAACAATcagaaaattttacaaaaacttataCAAAGCAAAAAAGCTGAATACAGAAAagcaaaaccaatttttaaaaaaacattacgaGTTTGCTCTCGGATAATCAAAATGCGTTTTTCAAACATCCCGTTTAGCAGTGAGGAGCTTTTAAACGCGGCCATGTCTTTAAACAAAGGCAAAACACCAGGGATAGACGGCCTCCCAGTAGAATTCTATCAAGAA encodes:
- the LOC136075922 gene encoding probable ATP-dependent helicase PF08_0048, which codes for MEVVTDIGAATAQTIVNAQAACKTYAQVTTNNNYINDHKSLKNTLLCKVQTKVSDNDFLLAIEEAGYDKYLFGYQQIRNGSVIEIVMKNDLIKHTILEKGININGVKHPFYPSTPNRNINKRVTISILGLPIEESNFPAGKYLEELGYGRHLRTKPLLRSTPKNKTPYYSGIIVVIMDNLQKPIPRFINLNGYEVRAIYNGQEDVGRPQKKYTTNQQKDPNDYNKPSNNNRLDTTYVEIENPNHIIINESTVIENEVNKYKEKVQTQTLETATESQLKTNLERRTTNDLDTSKTNEVKKVADKINEQDSEEEDSLKDDNEDDDNSNDGDDSEDRNDYKDKDDSKDDDGKNDDDDSKDGNESKDNDDSKDNDENSDGDGSKDDDDRKDGNPSKDKDNSKDDIDSKYKDDSKDDNNSKVNADSQDDHDCNDNNSNNESSEDECEVPDEFLKLYHLDKVDYNWKHFKKFDRLNCSEEELKKFKVYKKYEWVQYERAVGMYKSFEKRTDQLIPIAFQQMDSGDMYSYNMKEFKNVNRNTEDETLRNRYIACRKAEWDQRRKEYSQFQPDHEKKQEERAIKKQIYQSKKAKLTPQAES